The following proteins are encoded in a genomic region of Gouania willdenowi chromosome 6, fGouWil2.1, whole genome shotgun sequence:
- the pidd1 gene encoding p53-induced death domain-containing protein 1 isoform X1, giving the protein MEKSSKEEESSDEDGGNLEDGEVELTSGYRGRTTHTSGEHLGQRSGPEPTGGDSCEGHTEKDSSCDPSILQSPCSSPHSSSILPPSSSSSSSSALCLTPPLPPEVELSAILTDTSLTLDVYLGGAAVVPLLWDSNPERLKKLQYLRLGSEDQTGLDSSLDVLQHLTALRSLAIRGHCFHDSRGDPLPGLVTNLPASFSSLSNLVHLDLSFNQLSFLPPSLLQLRSLSSLLLCHNHLSHLPPDVGRLSSLRFLSLLGNKLVSLPSSMGQIQALESLDVSYNNLQELPDEIGSLEQLVKLELSHNKLTQLPESMGFLRSLRELIIYSNDLRLIPPCVNNLPHLKIDARDNPLGKPPTPPPLPVAPDQTKKRIPELHLRFNQHSFCVSLAGCHVFIPGGAELVFPPGCLMKNTRLKWAWRKPERKWVCLEEHDVLLSRPLELCPHGVTFIKPVEVCVPYHRARKGSEVVVRTFDRQSWSTLCTERRKGSDSHSRRRTARLACCSVSHFSWFIVVSRPARDSCSVTAAGALLVSSCDPGIKLTFPPDSTVQTRSITLQVLQVSVQDVRDLCGDPEARVSPLLCLTQNPSLHFLEQVKVQIPLPSGVTGHTVDLSCLHLFHGDPAAQTWADVTSQVSLCVTHLYAVFYVTHFSWYWLWYTTQRCVSGVVRKVYQKLKQFRVRFLVLQRKTDPSQVLLQCLPDTLVDNRVQSLSQKYDGPQPSDLCDLLEGEQFFAGFERGLDVTTDRPDCIEGRLCFVFYSAMNNLKEVYICAAQGHKGSVRGQVSFYRGDVPAEFPEEVSRRRKGPDKQWLTTLPLRLPARNSENTFIIEENQYPPLNLGDPETGYLTEANLLSISLQIGHDWRVIGIHLGLSYAELDRIQYKNRDNLEALVLDMLFLWAQRRGGPGGVARLVAAMIESGRTDVAEEIQDIVDIGKRKYCESLRKVGLEAESSAHRETQQEATPTLSTDS; this is encoded by the exons ATGGAGAAAAGCAGCAAAGAAGAGGAATCATCTGATGAAGATGGAGGAAACCTGGAGGATGGAGAGGTGGAGTTAACATCTGGATACAGAGGTagaaccacacacacatctgGAGAACACCTGGGTCAAAGGTCTGGACCTGAACCAACAGGTGGAGATTCATGTGAAGGCCACACAGAGAAGGACTCCAGCTGTGATCCCTCCATCCTCCAGAGCCCCTGTTCCTCCCCTCACTCCTCCTCTATCCTCcctccatcttcatcctcctcttcttcctctgccCTGTGTCTAACGCCACCCCTACCTCCTGAGGTGGAGCTCTCAGCCATCTTGACAGATACCAGTCTGACCCTGGACGTGTACCTGGGTGGAGCTGCTGTTGTTCCTCTGctgtgggattcaaacccagaACGTCTGAAGAAGCTCCAGTATCTGAGGCTCGGCTCTGAGGACCAAACTGGACTGGATTCTTCTCTAGATGTCCTTCAACATCTTACAGCTCTCCGTTCTCTGGCTATTCGGG GTCACTGTTTCCATGACTCTCGGGGTGACCCCCTCCCTGGCTTGGTCACTAACTTACCCGCAtccttttcttctctttctaaCCTGGTGCATCTGGATCTGTCCTTCAACCAGCTCTCCTTCCTGCCTCCGTCTCTGCTCCAGCTGCGTTCTCTGTCCTCTTTGCTCCTCTGTCACAATCACCTCTCACATTTACCTCCTGATGTCGGCCGACTGTCCTCCCTCAGATTCCTCTCTCTCCTGGGGAACAAGCTGGTGTCTCTTCCCTCTAGTATGGGTCAGATACAAGCCCTGGAGTCATTAGATGTGTCTTATAACAACCTTCAGGAACTCCCTGATGAGATCGGTTCCCTGGAGCAGCTTGTTAAGCTGGAGCTTTCCCACAATAAGCTGACACAGCTACCAGAGAGCATGG GTTTTCTTCGTTCACTCAGAGAACTCATCATCTACAGCAACGACCTCCGCCTCATCCCACCCTGTGTGAACAACCTGCCTCATCTGAAAATAGATGCTCGTGACAATCCTTTGGGAAAACCCCCCACACCCCCACCTCTTCCTGTTGCACCTG ATCAAACGAAAAAACGAATTCCCGAGTTGCACCTCAGGTTTAACCAGCACAG TTTCTGCGTCTCTTTGGCCGGCTGCCATGTGTTCATCCCAGGAGGGGCGGAGCTAGTGTTCCCCCCCGGGTGCCTGATGAAAAACACCAGGTTAAAGTGGGCCTGGAGGAAGCCGGAGAGAAAGTGGGTTTGTCTGGAAGAGCACGACGTGTTACTGAGTCGACCTCTGGAGCTCTGTCCACACGGAGTGACATTTATTAAG CCTGTGGAGGTGTGTGTGCCATACCATCGGGCGAGGAAAGGGAGCGAGGTGGTTGTGAGGACGTTTGACAGACAGTCATGGAGCACTTTGTGCACTGAGCGAAGAAAAGGCAGTGACAGCCACAGCAGGAGACGCACAGCCAGG CTGGCGTGCTGCTCAGTGAGCCACTTTTCCTGGTTCATAGTCGTGTCGAGGCCAGCGAGGGACAGTTGTTCTGTTACAGCAGCTGGAGCTCTTCTGGTTTCCAGCTGTGACCCTGGGATCAAACTCACCTTTCCCCCCGATTCCACTGTGCAGACTCGCAGCATAACTCTACAG gtgCTGCAGGTGTCTGTGCAGGATGTGCGGGATCTGTGTGGGGACCCAGAAGCCAGAGTCAGCCCCCTCCTCTGTCTCACACAGAATCCCAGTTTGCATTTTTTAGAACAAGTTAAGGTTCAGATCCCTTTACCGTCCGGTGTCACAG GCCACACGGTGGATTTGTCCTGTTTGCATCTGTTTCATGGAGATCCTGCAGCTCAAACCTGGGCTGACGTCACATCACAAGTTTCTCTGTGTGTCACTCATTTATACGCCGTGTTCTACGTCACACACTTCTCctg GTACTGGCTCTGGTACACCACACAGAGGTGTGTGAGCGGAGTGGTCAGGAAGGTCTATCAAAAGCTCAAACAGTTCAGAGTTCGATTCCTGGTGCTTCAGAGGAAAACGGATCCATCACAAGTCCTACTTCAATGTCTACCGGACACATTG GTTGATAACAGAGTTCAGTCTCTGTCACAGAAATATGACGGCCCTCAGCCCTCAGACCTGTGTGATCTGCTGGAAGGAGAACAGTTCTTTgctggctttgagaggggcttAGACGTCACCACAG ACAGACCGGATTGCATCGAGGGGAggctttgttttgtgttttactccGCCATGAATAATCTGAAGGAGGTTTACATCTGTGCAGCTCAGGGTCACAAAGGATCAGTGAGAGGACAG GTGTCGTTTTATCGAGGGGACGTTCCAGCTGAATTTCCAGAGGAAGTTTCCAGGAGGAGGAAAGGACCAGACAAGCAGTGGCTCACAACGTTACCACTAAGACTTCCA gCTCGTAACTCTGAGAATACCTTCATCATAGAGGAGAACCAGTATCCTCCTCTGAACCTGGGAGACCCAGAGACTGGCTACCTGACAGAGGCCAACCTGCTGTCCATCTCTCTGCAGATCGGACACGACTGGAGAGTCATCGGCATCCATCTGGGTTTGAGCTACGCAGAACTGGATCGCATTCAGTACAAGAACCG GGACAACCTGGAGGCTCTGGTGCTGGACATGTTATTTCTTTGGGCCCAGAGGAGAGGAGGgccagggggcgtggccaggcTGGTGGCTGCGATGATAGAGAGCGGCAGGACGGATGTGGCCGAGGAGATACAAGATATCGTGGATATAGGAAAGAGAAAATACTGTGAGTCTCTGAGGAAGGTTGGCCTGGAGGCAGAGAGCTCCGCCCACAGGGAGACGCAGcaggaggccacgcccacacTGAGCACAGATAGCTGA
- the pnpla2 gene encoding patatin-like phospholipase domain-containing protein 2, with protein sequence MFPLDAPWNISFAGCGFLGIYHVGVASCLTEKAPFLVHHARHIYGASAGALTATALVTEVCLGEAGAGIIGVAKEARKRLLGPMHPTFNLVKIMRHLLRQTLPHDSHRRANGRLGISLTRVTDGENVVVSHFNNTEELVQACVCSAFIPVYCGVIPPTLHGVRYVDGGISDNLPQYELKNTITVSPFCGESDICPQDSSTNIHELRITNTSIQFTLTNLYRMSRALFPPDPKVMKVMCKQGYQDALRFLKRNGLLDLNSPHRERLLHTQQEEDEDCAPEEHGRGDEVETAPTTEGPLLEEHLIESLPPRLHKALMEACMERRSLLQSLGNLLPVRMASMMILPYTLPLESALSFTIRLLEWLPDVQEDVGWIREQLIKILQHTLCEAPRRISKKISTRLFCQLELHHSQYLSTQSSSSVQDVFLLLDQYKRQLMSGGLCINMNLQGSFNTEVVSPDIIPLTEAPQLSEGL encoded by the exons ATGTTTCCATTGGACGCCCCGTGGAACATCTCGTTCGCGGGCTGTGGGTTCCTCGGTATCTACCATGTCGGTGTAGCCAGCTGTCTGACAGAGAAAGCCCCGTTTCTGGTGCACCATGCCCGGCACATCTACGGAGCATCGGCCGGAGCCCTCACCGCCACCGCCCTGGTGACTGAAGTATGTCTCG gaGAGGCTGGAGCAGGGATCATTGGGGTTGCAAAGGAGGCACGAAAACGACTCCTTGGACCAATGCATCCGACCTTCAACCTGGTGAAGATTATGCGACATCTGCTGAGGCAAACGCTGCCACACGATTCCCACCGTAGGGCAAACGGGCGTTTGGGAATCTCCCTCACTCGAGTTACAGACGGAGAAAACGTTGTTGTTTCCCACTTTAATAACACGGAAGAACTGGTGCAG gcgtgtgtgtgtagtgCCTTTATCCCAGTTTACTGTGGCGTCATTCCTCCAACACTGCATGGAGTG CGGTATGTCGATGGGGGGATTTCTGACAACTTGCCTCAATATGAGCTGAAAAACACCATCACTGTGTCTCCATTCTGTGGCGAGAGCGACATCTGCCCCCAAGACTCTTCAACCAACATCCACGAGCTCCGCATCACCAACACCAGCATCCAGTTCACACTCACCAACCTCTACAGGATGTCCAGGGCCCTCTTCCCTCCAGATCCAAAG GTGATGAAGGTCATGTGTAAACAAGGGTATCAGGATGCTCTGCGATTTTTAAAGCGGAACG GACTTCTTGATTTAAACAGCCCGCACAGAGAAAGACTGCTTCACACTCAGCAGGAAGAAGACGAGGATTGTGCTCCAGAGGAACATGGTAGAGGGGATGAAGTAGAAACAGCACCCACCACTGAGGGACCATTACTAGAGGAGCATCTCATTGAAAGTCTTCCACCCAGGTTACACAAAG CTTTAATGGAGGCCTGCATGGAGAGAAGGAGCCTGCTTCAGTCTCTAGGCAACCTGCTTCCTGTCAGGATGGCCTCCATGATGATTCTGCCCTACACCCTCCCCCTGGAGTCGGCTCTGTCCTTCACCATCAG ACTCCTGGAGTGGCTGCCAGATGTGCAGGAGGACGTTGGGTGGATTCGAGAGCAGCTGATAAAAATTCTACAACATACTCTCTGTGAAGCACCAAGACGGATTTCCAAGAAAATATCAACCAG ATTGTTCTGCCAACTGGAGCTGCATCATTCCCAGTACCTCTCCACCCAGTCCAGTTCTTCAGTCCAGGACGTCTTCCTGCTCCTGGACCAGTACAAGAGGCAGCTGATGTCTGGAGGACTTTGTATCAACATGAACCTTCAAGGATCCTTCAACACTGAAGTGGTTTCACCAGATATCATCCCCCTCACTGAGGCCCCTCAGCTCTCAGAAGGGCTCTGA
- the pidd1 gene encoding p53-induced death domain-containing protein 1 isoform X2: MEKSSKEEESSDEDGGNLEDGEVELTSGYRGRTTHTSGEHLGQRSGPEPTGGDSCEGHTEKDSSCDPSILQSPCSSPHSSSILPPSSSSSSSSALCLTPPLPPEVELSAILTDTSLTLDVYLGGAAVVPLLWDSNPERLKKLQYLRLGSEDQTGLDSSLDVLQHLTALRSLAIRGHCFHDSRGDPLPGLVTNLPASFSSLSNLVHLDLSFNQLSFLPPSLLQLRSLSSLLLCHNHLSHLPPDVGRLSSLRFLSLLGNKLVSLPSSMGQIQALESLDVSYNNLQELPDEIGSLEQLVKLELSHNKLTQLPESMGFLRSLRELIIYSNDLRLIPPCVNNLPHLKIDARDNPLGKPPTPPPLPVAPDQTKKRIPELHLRFNQHSFCVSLAGCHVFIPGGAELVFPPGCLMKNTRLKWAWRKPERKWVCLEEHDVLLSRPLELCPHGVTFIKPVEVCVPYHRARKGSEVVVRTFDRQSWSTLCTERRKGSDSHSRRRTARLACCSVSHFSWFIVVSRPARDSCSVTAAGALLVSSCDPGIKLTFPPDSTVQTRSITLQVLQVSVQDVRDLCGDPEARVSPLLCLTQNPSLHFLEQVKVQIPLPSGVTGHTVDLSCLHLFHGDPAAQTWADVTSQVSLCVTHLYAVFYVTHFSWYWLWYTTQRCVSGVVRKVYQKLKQFRVRFLVLQRKTDPSQVLLQCLPDTLKYDGPQPSDLCDLLEGEQFFAGFERGLDVTTDRPDCIEGRLCFVFYSAMNNLKEVYICAAQGHKGSVRGQVSFYRGDVPAEFPEEVSRRRKGPDKQWLTTLPLRLPARNSENTFIIEENQYPPLNLGDPETGYLTEANLLSISLQIGHDWRVIGIHLGLSYAELDRIQYKNRDNLEALVLDMLFLWAQRRGGPGGVARLVAAMIESGRTDVAEEIQDIVDIGKRKYCESLRKVGLEAESSAHRETQQEATPTLSTDS; encoded by the exons ATGGAGAAAAGCAGCAAAGAAGAGGAATCATCTGATGAAGATGGAGGAAACCTGGAGGATGGAGAGGTGGAGTTAACATCTGGATACAGAGGTagaaccacacacacatctgGAGAACACCTGGGTCAAAGGTCTGGACCTGAACCAACAGGTGGAGATTCATGTGAAGGCCACACAGAGAAGGACTCCAGCTGTGATCCCTCCATCCTCCAGAGCCCCTGTTCCTCCCCTCACTCCTCCTCTATCCTCcctccatcttcatcctcctcttcttcctctgccCTGTGTCTAACGCCACCCCTACCTCCTGAGGTGGAGCTCTCAGCCATCTTGACAGATACCAGTCTGACCCTGGACGTGTACCTGGGTGGAGCTGCTGTTGTTCCTCTGctgtgggattcaaacccagaACGTCTGAAGAAGCTCCAGTATCTGAGGCTCGGCTCTGAGGACCAAACTGGACTGGATTCTTCTCTAGATGTCCTTCAACATCTTACAGCTCTCCGTTCTCTGGCTATTCGGG GTCACTGTTTCCATGACTCTCGGGGTGACCCCCTCCCTGGCTTGGTCACTAACTTACCCGCAtccttttcttctctttctaaCCTGGTGCATCTGGATCTGTCCTTCAACCAGCTCTCCTTCCTGCCTCCGTCTCTGCTCCAGCTGCGTTCTCTGTCCTCTTTGCTCCTCTGTCACAATCACCTCTCACATTTACCTCCTGATGTCGGCCGACTGTCCTCCCTCAGATTCCTCTCTCTCCTGGGGAACAAGCTGGTGTCTCTTCCCTCTAGTATGGGTCAGATACAAGCCCTGGAGTCATTAGATGTGTCTTATAACAACCTTCAGGAACTCCCTGATGAGATCGGTTCCCTGGAGCAGCTTGTTAAGCTGGAGCTTTCCCACAATAAGCTGACACAGCTACCAGAGAGCATGG GTTTTCTTCGTTCACTCAGAGAACTCATCATCTACAGCAACGACCTCCGCCTCATCCCACCCTGTGTGAACAACCTGCCTCATCTGAAAATAGATGCTCGTGACAATCCTTTGGGAAAACCCCCCACACCCCCACCTCTTCCTGTTGCACCTG ATCAAACGAAAAAACGAATTCCCGAGTTGCACCTCAGGTTTAACCAGCACAG TTTCTGCGTCTCTTTGGCCGGCTGCCATGTGTTCATCCCAGGAGGGGCGGAGCTAGTGTTCCCCCCCGGGTGCCTGATGAAAAACACCAGGTTAAAGTGGGCCTGGAGGAAGCCGGAGAGAAAGTGGGTTTGTCTGGAAGAGCACGACGTGTTACTGAGTCGACCTCTGGAGCTCTGTCCACACGGAGTGACATTTATTAAG CCTGTGGAGGTGTGTGTGCCATACCATCGGGCGAGGAAAGGGAGCGAGGTGGTTGTGAGGACGTTTGACAGACAGTCATGGAGCACTTTGTGCACTGAGCGAAGAAAAGGCAGTGACAGCCACAGCAGGAGACGCACAGCCAGG CTGGCGTGCTGCTCAGTGAGCCACTTTTCCTGGTTCATAGTCGTGTCGAGGCCAGCGAGGGACAGTTGTTCTGTTACAGCAGCTGGAGCTCTTCTGGTTTCCAGCTGTGACCCTGGGATCAAACTCACCTTTCCCCCCGATTCCACTGTGCAGACTCGCAGCATAACTCTACAG gtgCTGCAGGTGTCTGTGCAGGATGTGCGGGATCTGTGTGGGGACCCAGAAGCCAGAGTCAGCCCCCTCCTCTGTCTCACACAGAATCCCAGTTTGCATTTTTTAGAACAAGTTAAGGTTCAGATCCCTTTACCGTCCGGTGTCACAG GCCACACGGTGGATTTGTCCTGTTTGCATCTGTTTCATGGAGATCCTGCAGCTCAAACCTGGGCTGACGTCACATCACAAGTTTCTCTGTGTGTCACTCATTTATACGCCGTGTTCTACGTCACACACTTCTCctg GTACTGGCTCTGGTACACCACACAGAGGTGTGTGAGCGGAGTGGTCAGGAAGGTCTATCAAAAGCTCAAACAGTTCAGAGTTCGATTCCTGGTGCTTCAGAGGAAAACGGATCCATCACAAGTCCTACTTCAATGTCTACCGGACACATTG AAATATGACGGCCCTCAGCCCTCAGACCTGTGTGATCTGCTGGAAGGAGAACAGTTCTTTgctggctttgagaggggcttAGACGTCACCACAG ACAGACCGGATTGCATCGAGGGGAggctttgttttgtgttttactccGCCATGAATAATCTGAAGGAGGTTTACATCTGTGCAGCTCAGGGTCACAAAGGATCAGTGAGAGGACAG GTGTCGTTTTATCGAGGGGACGTTCCAGCTGAATTTCCAGAGGAAGTTTCCAGGAGGAGGAAAGGACCAGACAAGCAGTGGCTCACAACGTTACCACTAAGACTTCCA gCTCGTAACTCTGAGAATACCTTCATCATAGAGGAGAACCAGTATCCTCCTCTGAACCTGGGAGACCCAGAGACTGGCTACCTGACAGAGGCCAACCTGCTGTCCATCTCTCTGCAGATCGGACACGACTGGAGAGTCATCGGCATCCATCTGGGTTTGAGCTACGCAGAACTGGATCGCATTCAGTACAAGAACCG GGACAACCTGGAGGCTCTGGTGCTGGACATGTTATTTCTTTGGGCCCAGAGGAGAGGAGGgccagggggcgtggccaggcTGGTGGCTGCGATGATAGAGAGCGGCAGGACGGATGTGGCCGAGGAGATACAAGATATCGTGGATATAGGAAAGAGAAAATACTGTGAGTCTCTGAGGAAGGTTGGCCTGGAGGCAGAGAGCTCCGCCCACAGGGAGACGCAGcaggaggccacgcccacacTGAGCACAGATAGCTGA